The following are encoded in a window of Apis mellifera strain DH4 linkage group LG10, Amel_HAv3.1, whole genome shotgun sequence genomic DNA:
- the LOC410204 gene encoding titin isoform X5: MGVDGAASKVLLFMVAAPGAMTEGGAKEGIGSEGERKVNTGSPAEAAGLKAGDAVIRVNNTEMYNLRHKDAQDIIVRAGNNFELTVQRGGGTWKPHVSPISSTLPSPSPTSGLSNIAPVTKTSLAAKKQDGPLIGSGHNFSPKPFLNGTGDGSIKSIVNKQYNSPVGIYSEETIAETLSAQAEVLAGGVLGVNFKKNEKNYNAENSEVFKMVQEADKEPKTPEPVPSRTEFYSSVSHAVGGRATSPRSPTPLFHALHGSRSPASVNFNESPSSKHQVQRQEPSSSSPSGSSGVRCNNCDRVIVGVFVRIKDKNLHVECFKCSTCGTSLKNVGYYNINNKLYCDIHAKLVARQNAPAGMVPITIPPGGNKAPASTISAALAHAPLSPPLSNHASSPQPFSPTRLGTTPVDPPSFRSVQAPTSNNLIGPKPFGSSNISSPPLASTGGSTLPRPQSQTVTENSTERLSHEEKSYYYEIVESTECRPSSSVKSKSLAWPPRKPIEDITYPTASPLYIDPNPALDRGSRQAVREKKACIEACERALTRKRGESTDREVESAMDRVSCPGPTYRRVELVEATGRQSRSEVTSRPSSTDSVRRSLTPTRIVQPVPRPWTATVTTGANLYEQSYGIEPPKVCKKYHQKEICQRERICERNQPFREEHRSYRSEICRREQTICEKPPLPSQHVATTRQEEAREEITEIDKEVTDLRAEDEREEEDVGGIKGEHDFVTETSEEDVDGMHVKKKMTFEKTIERIPSPARPCSPPMVVEERREEEREEQREERVEETVEEKSEEIYERKTSTHVDRQVEEAEERTVVESAEVVTSAVDVQQMVEKAKREEEERKREEEEEERRKEEERRRKEREEEEERERRRREEEERRRQEEEEERRRHVSFQEEEAEEVEEVREQPLGRTVVREERVTEEESDTPGKKKLVKETYEEITEEVLVQERVRRKGIEEDRKKSLREQVQVHQSLRDQQAPKRVCSKYPPAQEIMEINKKRVQFVKQTDTGPKPIPHSALQNSTPKEWKSEMVNALTTAPDRPFTPLSTSSSVKEVYTEETIYLDHRCRPKPPPKEELRPISPFQEALMIAPERPYTPLSREIGPDDQKIASRSQTPVLQGGVHWPPSDILFGEGKTRAEPPPKPSTPRPLPTPPPDYRLRDSSPVRSRPQTPSCSKAITATLKKPDTIPSYQRYLVATRKGAVESHTYQPSRTPTPTPGRSKSPAQGPPEPPSCFVKAHAPRIREDPPPKRSAVHFPTKKSVSYKIDEDTDDGHRHAEYVASKTVDFDEKRTDDPGQEPTDAVHAQYQEKRYMTSKETHEQKQSVTKKSLEVTEDFERCEKRVPARPLPEPREKPPKPSVCAIGRTSPSKPSLPCPMASETPPRPVYSSSTEVRHVSYPAPPKSKPCPDTGVTVLPCKAHSDQGTKAGVVVVPCEGPIPCCEKSGVCVVPTSDRSGVCVSPCFGMKTGTCGQPSGRCGKEEPACDVEIPPNCPESGICVSPCPDGSVCVAPCTKPGLPPSRAKLPFPQIPFPYEDPAPPPCPQTSNSFEPVRKPRTNLSGQLARLTCKTGRTGQNVPTVQLYKPENAQQQCEKARSCTETKSYCCKSYCSSTETSRCQSNGQCSTTTSNQCETRNYCQDGIHCEPSSNTQSLVDPPNLSSHPDLGTGVGGLGGAGSKSGTFAGSSAPKRGRGILNQATGPGSRLPLCAHCNSYVRGPFITALGQIWCPDHFVCVNTQCRRPLQDIGFVEEKGQLYCEYCFERFIAPSCNKCNNKIKGDCLNAIGKHFHPECFKCSYCGKLFGNSPFFLEEGLPYCEADWNELFTTKCFACGFPVEAGDRWVEALNNNYHSQCFNCTMCKKNLEGQSFYAKGGRPFCKNHAR, translated from the exons GTGAATACCGGATCACCGGCGGAAGCGGCAGGTCTGAAGGCCGGCGATGCAGTAATCAGGGTGAACAACACGGAGATGTACAATCTGAGGCACAAGGACGCGCAGGACATTATCGTGAGAGCCGGGAACAACTTCGAGTTGACCGTACAGAG AGGTGGAGGCACCTGGAAACCGCACGTGTCTCCGATAAGCTCTACCCTGCCCTCGCCGTCCCCCACCAGCGGATTGAGCAACATAGCTCCAGTTACGAAAACATCGTTGGCCGCCAAGAAACAGGATGGGCCGCTCATAGGGAGCGGTCACAATTTCAGCCCGAAACCATTC CTTAACGGGACGGGGGACGGGTCGATCAAATCGATCGTTAACAAACAGTACAACAGCCCAGTGGGTATATACAGCGAGGAGACTATCGCGGAGACTCTTTCCGCCCAAGCGGAAGTTCTAGCCGGCGGTGTGCTCGG GGTGAATTTCAAGAAGAACGAGAAGAATTACAACGCGGAGAACAGCGAGGTATTCAAAATGGTTCAGGAAGCTGACAAAGAGCCAAAGACACCGGAACCCG TTCCTTCGAGAACAGAGTTTTACTCGTCGGTGAGCCACGCCGTTGGCGGAAGAGCCACTTCGCCGAGATCACCCACGCCTCTCTTTCATGCACTCCATGGTAGTAGGAGTCCAGCCTCCGTCAATTTCAATGAAAGTCCGTCGTCGAAACATCAAGTGCAACGACAGGagccctcctcttcttccccctCGGGATCATCGGGTGTTCGTTGTAACAACTGCGACCGAGTGATCGT AGGTGTGTTCGTGAGAATCAAGGACAAGAATCTTCACGTGGAGTGTTTCAAATGCTCCACTTGCGGCACTTCCTTGAAAAACGTCGGCTACTATAATATCAACAACAAATTGTATTGCGACATACACGCGAAATTGGTCGCCAGGCAAAATGCACCTGCTGGCATGGTTCCAATCACTATACCACC GGGCGGTAATAAGGCTCCCGCGAGCACCATTTCCGCCGCTCTCGCGCATGCTCCGTTATCCCCACCCTTGAGCAATCACGCATCGTCGCCCCAACCATTCTCC CCCACCCGCCTTGGCACTACGCCCGTCGATCCACCCAGTTTCCGATCAGTCCAG GCTCCAACGTCGAACAATTTAATCGGTCCTAAACCGTTTGGATCGTCCAATATATCGTCCCCTCCGCTAGCGAGCACAGGAGGTAGCACTCTGCCACGACCCCAGAGTCAGACAGTGACCG AAAACTCGACCGAGAGACTGAGCCACGAGGAAAAGTCCTATTATTACGAGATCGTCGAGAGTACCGAGTGCCGTCCAAGCTCGTCCGTGAAATCGAAGAGTCTCGCCTGGCCGCCCCGAAAACCGATCGAGGACATCACCTATCCGACCGCGAGTCCTTTGTACATCGATCCAAACCCGGCCCTCGATCGAGGGAGCAGGCAGGCGGTGAGGGAGAAGAAGGCTTGCATCGAGGCTTGCGAAAGGGCACTGACCAGGAAGAGGGGGGAGAGCACGGATCGCGAGGTGGAGAGCGCCATGGATCGGGTCAGTTGTCCGGGGCCGACTTACAGAAGGGTCGAGCTGGTCGAGGCTACGGGGAGGCAGTCGAGGAGCGAGGTAACCTCGAGGCCTAGCTCCACCGACAGCGTGAGGAGATCGTTGACGCCGACCAGGATCGTTCAACCGGTGCCGAGGCCGTGGACGGCCACGGTCACGACCGGCGCCAACCTCTACGAGCAGAGTTACGGGATCGAGCCTCCCAAAGTGTGCAAGAAGTACCATCAGAAGGAGATCTGTCAAAGGGAACGGATATGCGAGAGGAATCAACCGTTCCGGGAGGAGCATCGCTCGTATCGATCCGAGATCTGTAGACGGGAACAGACCATCTGCGAGAAGCCGCCGTTGCCCAGCCAACACGTTGCGACGACCAGGCAGGAGGAGGCCAGGGAGGAGATCACGGAGATCGACAAGGAGGTGACGGATTTGAGGGCGGAGgacgagagggaggaggaagacgTCGGAGGGATAAAGGGAGAGCACGACTTCGTAACCGAGACGTCGGAGGAGGACGTGGATGGGATGCacgtgaagaagaaaatgacgTTCGAGAAGACCATCGAGAGGATCCCGTCTCCGGCTCGGCCCTGCTCCCCCCCTATGGTCGtggaggagagaagggaggaggagagggaggagcaGAGGGAAGAGAGGGTGGAGGAGACGGTGGAGGAGAAGTCGGAGGAAATTTACGAGAGGAAAACGTCGACTCACGTGGACAGGCAGGTGGAGGAGGCGGAGGAGAGGACGGTGGTTGAATCGGCCGAGGTGGTCACCTCTGCGGTGGACGTGCAACAGATGGTGGAGAAAGCGAAgcgggaggaagaggagaggaagcgggaggaggaggaggaggagaggcggaaggaggaagagcggaggagaaaggaaagggaggaggaggaggagagggaacgAAGGAggcgcgaggaggaggagcgtaggagacaggaggaggaggaggaacggaGGAGGCACGTGAGTTTCCAGGAAGAGGAGGCGGAGGAAGTGGAGGAAGTTCGGGAACAACCTCTGGGAAGAACGGTGGTGCGCGAGGAAAGGGTGACGGAAGAGGAAAGCGACACACCCGGGAAGAAGAAACTCGTGAAAGAGACCTACGAGGAGATCACGGAGGAGGTGTTGGTCCAGGAGCGCGTAAGAAGAAAGGGGATCGAGGAGGATCGGAAGAAGAGTCTGAGGGAACAGGTGCAGGTCCATCAAAGTTTGAGGGATCAACAAGCGCCCAAGCGCGTGTGCTCCAAGTATCCCCCAGCTCAGGAGATCAtggagattaataaaaaacgcgTGCAGTTTGTGAAGCAGACCGACACAGGCCCGAAACCGATACCGCACTCCGCTCTTCAGAATTCCACCCCGAAAGAGTGGAAATCCGAGATGGTGAACGCGTTGACGACCGCGCCCGACCGACCTTTCACGCCCCTCAGTACGTCTTCGAGCGTGAAGGAGGTGTACACCGAGGAGACGATATACCTGGATCACAGGTGTCGGCCCAAACCACCTCCGAAGGAAGAACTCCGACCGATATCCCCGTTCCAGGAGGCGCTGATGATCGCGCCCGAACGCCCGTACACGCCGCTCAGTCGCGAGATCGGGCCGGACGATCAGAAAATCGCGAGCCGTTCCCAGACCCCCGTGCTTCAAGGAGGCGTCCATTGGCCCCCTTCCGATATCCTGTTCGGCGAGGGGAAAACCCGCGCGGAACCACCTCCCAAACCGTCCACCCCTCGGCCTTTGCCCACCCCGCCGCCCGACTACCGCCTCAGAGACTCGTCTCCCGTGAGATCGAGGCCGCAGACGCCAAGTTGCAGCAAAGCAATAACGGCCACGTTGAAGAAGCCGGACACTATCCCCTCTTATCAGAGATACTTGGTGGCGACGAGGAAAGGCGCGGTGGAGAGTCACACGTACCAACCGAGCAGAACTCCCACTCCAACGCCAGGAAGGTCCAAGTCGCCTGCTCAAGGCCCGCCTGAACCGCCTTCCTGCTTCGTCAAGGCCCACGCGCCGAGAATAAGGGAGGATCCCCCGCCCAAGCGAAGCGCCGTACACTTCCCTACCAAGAAAAGCGTTTCCTACAAAATAGACGAGGACACGGACGACGGGCACAGGCACGCCGAGTACGTGGCGAGCAAGACGGTTGATTTCGACGAGAAACGAACCGACGACCCGGGCCAAGAGCCGACCGACGCGGTCCACGCTCAATACCAGGAGAAACGATACATGACCAGCAAAGAGACGCACGAGCAGAAGCAATCGGTCACGAAGAAATCGCTCGAGGTGACGGAAGACTTCGAGAGATGCGAGAAAAGAGTTCCAGCTCGACCATTGCCGGAGCCGCGGGAGAAGCCGCCTAAGCCGTCCGTGTGCGCGATCGGTAGAACGAGCCCCTCCAAACCCTCCTTGCCTTGCCCCATGGCTTCGGAAACTCCTCCTCGACCCGTGTACAGCAGCTCGACGGAGGTGCGCCACGTCAGTTATCCGGCTCCCCCGAAATCGAAACCGTGCCCCGACACCGGCGTAACCGTGTTACCGTGCAAAGCGCACTCCGACCAAGGCACGAAAGCaggggtggtggtggtgcCTTGCGAGGGGCCGATTCCTTGCTGCGAAAAGTCAGGGGTGTGCGTGGTCCCAACCTCGGACCGGTCGGGTGTCTGCGTCTCCCCGTGCTTCGGGATGAAAACGGGGACCTGCGGCCAACCGTCCGGCCGTTGCGGCAAAGAAGAGCCGGCCTGCGACGTCGAGATCCCTCCCAATTGCCCGGAATCTGGAATCTGCGTGTCCCCGTGCCCCGACGGCTCGGTCTGCGTGGCTCCTTGCACCAAGCCCGGCTTACCTCCCTCGAGGGCCAAACTTCCCTTCCCTCAGATCCCGTTCCCCTACGAGGACCCAGCCCCCCCGCCTTGCCCTCAAACCAGCAACTCCTTCGAGCCTGTTCGCAAGCCTCGCACTAATTTGAGCGGGCAGCTAGCGCGACTCACTTGCAAAACCGGGAGAACCGGCCAGAACGTTCCCACCGTCCAATTGTACAAGCCCGAGAATGCTCAACAACAATGCGAAAAAGCTCGAAGCTGCACCGAGACTAAGAGCTATTGCTGTAAAAGCTATTGTTCCTCGACCGAAACCTCCCGTTGTCAATCGAACGGTCAATGTTCGACCACCACCAGTAATCAATGTGAGACCCGAAATTACTGTCAGGACGGTATCCATTGTGAACCCTCTAGCAATACCCAAAGTTTAGTAGACCCACCAAATTTGTCATCCCACCCGGATCTAGGTACCGGAGTCGGTGGTCTCGGTGGTGCCGGGTCGAAGAGCGGAACTTTCGCTGGTAGCAGCGCGCCAAAGCGAGGAAGGGGTATCCTGAACCAAGCAACTGGACCGGGATCACGATTGCCCCTCTGCGCCCATTGCAACTCTTACGTCAG GGGACCGTTCATCACGGCTCTGGGACAAATTTGGTGCCCCGATCACTTTGTCTGCGTGAATACGCAATGTCGTCGACCGTTACAGGATATCGGTTTCGTAGAAGAGAAGGGACAGCTCTACTGCGAATACTGTTTCGAACGTTTCATCGCGCCAAGCTGCAACAAATGCAACAACAAAATCAAAGGC gATTGTCTAAACGCAATTGGAAAGCATTTCCACCCTGAATGCTTCAAATGTTCCTATTGCGGCAAACTCTTTGGCAACAGCCCGTTCTTCCTCGAAGAAGGATTGCCCTACTGTGAAGCAG ATTGGAACGAGTTATTCACGACAAAATGTTTCGCGTGTGGATTCCCAGTCGAAGCTGGAGATCGCTGGGTGGAGGCCCTGAACAATAATTACCACAGCCAGTGTTTCAACTGCACG ATGTGCAAGAAGAATCTCGAAGGCCAAAGTTTTTACGCGAAGGGTGGTCGTCCATTCTGCAAAAACCATGCACGTTAA
- the LOC410204 gene encoding titin isoform X6 has protein sequence MGVDGAASKVLLFMVAAPGAMTEGGAKEGIGSEGERKVNTGSPAEAAGLKAGDAVIRVNNTEMYNLRHKDAQDIIVRAGNNFELTVQRGGGTWKPHVSPISSTLPSPSPTSGLSNIAPVTKTSLAAKKQDGPLIGSGHNFSPKPFLNGTGDGSIKSIVNKQYNSPVGIYSEETIAETLSAQAEVLAGGVLGVNFKKNEKNYNAENSEVFKMVQEADKEPKTPEPVPSRTEFYSSVSHAVGGRATSPRSPTPLFHALHGSRSPASVNFNESPSSKHQVQRQEPSSSSPSGSSGVRCNNCDRVIVGVFVRIKDKNLHVECFKCSTCGTSLKNVGYYNINNKLYCDIHAKLVARQNAPAGMVPITIPPGGNKAPASTISAALAHAPLSPPLSNHASSPQPFSAPTSNNLIGPKPFGSSNISSPPLASTGGSTLPRPQSQTVTENSTERLSHEEKSYYYEIVESTECRPSSSVKSKSLAWPPRKPIEDITYPTASPLYIDPNPALDRGSRQAVREKKACIEACERALTRKRGESTDREVESAMDRVSCPGPTYRRVELVEATGRQSRSEVTSRPSSTDSVRRSLTPTRIVQPVPRPWTATVTTGANLYEQSYGIEPPKVCKKYHQKEICQRERICERNQPFREEHRSYRSEICRREQTICEKPPLPSQHVATTRQEEAREEITEIDKEVTDLRAEDEREEEDVGGIKGEHDFVTETSEEDVDGMHVKKKMTFEKTIERIPSPARPCSPPMVVEERREEEREEQREERVEETVEEKSEEIYERKTSTHVDRQVEEAEERTVVESAEVVTSAVDVQQMVEKAKREEEERKREEEEEERRKEEERRRKEREEEEERERRRREEEERRRQEEEEERRRHVSFQEEEAEEVEEVREQPLGRTVVREERVTEEESDTPGKKKLVKETYEEITEEVLVQERVRRKGIEEDRKKSLREQVQVHQSLRDQQAPKRVCSKYPPAQEIMEINKKRVQFVKQTDTGPKPIPHSALQNSTPKEWKSEMVNALTTAPDRPFTPLSTSSSVKEVYTEETIYLDHRCRPKPPPKEELRPISPFQEALMIAPERPYTPLSREIGPDDQKIASRSQTPVLQGGVHWPPSDILFGEGKTRAEPPPKPSTPRPLPTPPPDYRLRDSSPVRSRPQTPSCSKAITATLKKPDTIPSYQRYLVATRKGAVESHTYQPSRTPTPTPGRSKSPAQGPPEPPSCFVKAHAPRIREDPPPKRSAVHFPTKKSVSYKIDEDTDDGHRHAEYVASKTVDFDEKRTDDPGQEPTDAVHAQYQEKRYMTSKETHEQKQSVTKKSLEVTEDFERCEKRVPARPLPEPREKPPKPSVCAIGRTSPSKPSLPCPMASETPPRPVYSSSTEVRHVSYPAPPKSKPCPDTGVTVLPCKAHSDQGTKAGVVVVPCEGPIPCCEKSGVCVVPTSDRSGVCVSPCFGMKTGTCGQPSGRCGKEEPACDVEIPPNCPESGICVSPCPDGSVCVAPCTKPGLPPSRAKLPFPQIPFPYEDPAPPPCPQTSNSFEPVRKPRTNLSGQLARLTCKTGRTGQNVPTVQLYKPENAQQQCEKARSCTETKSYCCKSYCSSTETSRCQSNGQCSTTTSNQCETRNYCQDGIHCEPSSNTQSLVDPPNLSSHPDLGTGVGGLGGAGSKSGTFAGSSAPKRGRGILNQATGPGSRLPLCAHCNSYVRGPFITALGQIWCPDHFVCVNTQCRRPLQDIGFVEEKGQLYCEYCFERFIAPSCNKCNNKIKGDCLNAIGKHFHPECFKCSYCGKLFGNSPFFLEEGLPYCEADWNELFTTKCFACGFPVEAGDRWVEALNNNYHSQCFNCTMCKKNLEGQSFYAKGGRPFCKNHAR, from the exons GTGAATACCGGATCACCGGCGGAAGCGGCAGGTCTGAAGGCCGGCGATGCAGTAATCAGGGTGAACAACACGGAGATGTACAATCTGAGGCACAAGGACGCGCAGGACATTATCGTGAGAGCCGGGAACAACTTCGAGTTGACCGTACAGAG AGGTGGAGGCACCTGGAAACCGCACGTGTCTCCGATAAGCTCTACCCTGCCCTCGCCGTCCCCCACCAGCGGATTGAGCAACATAGCTCCAGTTACGAAAACATCGTTGGCCGCCAAGAAACAGGATGGGCCGCTCATAGGGAGCGGTCACAATTTCAGCCCGAAACCATTC CTTAACGGGACGGGGGACGGGTCGATCAAATCGATCGTTAACAAACAGTACAACAGCCCAGTGGGTATATACAGCGAGGAGACTATCGCGGAGACTCTTTCCGCCCAAGCGGAAGTTCTAGCCGGCGGTGTGCTCGG GGTGAATTTCAAGAAGAACGAGAAGAATTACAACGCGGAGAACAGCGAGGTATTCAAAATGGTTCAGGAAGCTGACAAAGAGCCAAAGACACCGGAACCCG TTCCTTCGAGAACAGAGTTTTACTCGTCGGTGAGCCACGCCGTTGGCGGAAGAGCCACTTCGCCGAGATCACCCACGCCTCTCTTTCATGCACTCCATGGTAGTAGGAGTCCAGCCTCCGTCAATTTCAATGAAAGTCCGTCGTCGAAACATCAAGTGCAACGACAGGagccctcctcttcttccccctCGGGATCATCGGGTGTTCGTTGTAACAACTGCGACCGAGTGATCGT AGGTGTGTTCGTGAGAATCAAGGACAAGAATCTTCACGTGGAGTGTTTCAAATGCTCCACTTGCGGCACTTCCTTGAAAAACGTCGGCTACTATAATATCAACAACAAATTGTATTGCGACATACACGCGAAATTGGTCGCCAGGCAAAATGCACCTGCTGGCATGGTTCCAATCACTATACCACC GGGCGGTAATAAGGCTCCCGCGAGCACCATTTCCGCCGCTCTCGCGCATGCTCCGTTATCCCCACCCTTGAGCAATCACGCATCGTCGCCCCAACCATTCTCC GCTCCAACGTCGAACAATTTAATCGGTCCTAAACCGTTTGGATCGTCCAATATATCGTCCCCTCCGCTAGCGAGCACAGGAGGTAGCACTCTGCCACGACCCCAGAGTCAGACAGTGACCG AAAACTCGACCGAGAGACTGAGCCACGAGGAAAAGTCCTATTATTACGAGATCGTCGAGAGTACCGAGTGCCGTCCAAGCTCGTCCGTGAAATCGAAGAGTCTCGCCTGGCCGCCCCGAAAACCGATCGAGGACATCACCTATCCGACCGCGAGTCCTTTGTACATCGATCCAAACCCGGCCCTCGATCGAGGGAGCAGGCAGGCGGTGAGGGAGAAGAAGGCTTGCATCGAGGCTTGCGAAAGGGCACTGACCAGGAAGAGGGGGGAGAGCACGGATCGCGAGGTGGAGAGCGCCATGGATCGGGTCAGTTGTCCGGGGCCGACTTACAGAAGGGTCGAGCTGGTCGAGGCTACGGGGAGGCAGTCGAGGAGCGAGGTAACCTCGAGGCCTAGCTCCACCGACAGCGTGAGGAGATCGTTGACGCCGACCAGGATCGTTCAACCGGTGCCGAGGCCGTGGACGGCCACGGTCACGACCGGCGCCAACCTCTACGAGCAGAGTTACGGGATCGAGCCTCCCAAAGTGTGCAAGAAGTACCATCAGAAGGAGATCTGTCAAAGGGAACGGATATGCGAGAGGAATCAACCGTTCCGGGAGGAGCATCGCTCGTATCGATCCGAGATCTGTAGACGGGAACAGACCATCTGCGAGAAGCCGCCGTTGCCCAGCCAACACGTTGCGACGACCAGGCAGGAGGAGGCCAGGGAGGAGATCACGGAGATCGACAAGGAGGTGACGGATTTGAGGGCGGAGgacgagagggaggaggaagacgTCGGAGGGATAAAGGGAGAGCACGACTTCGTAACCGAGACGTCGGAGGAGGACGTGGATGGGATGCacgtgaagaagaaaatgacgTTCGAGAAGACCATCGAGAGGATCCCGTCTCCGGCTCGGCCCTGCTCCCCCCCTATGGTCGtggaggagagaagggaggaggagagggaggagcaGAGGGAAGAGAGGGTGGAGGAGACGGTGGAGGAGAAGTCGGAGGAAATTTACGAGAGGAAAACGTCGACTCACGTGGACAGGCAGGTGGAGGAGGCGGAGGAGAGGACGGTGGTTGAATCGGCCGAGGTGGTCACCTCTGCGGTGGACGTGCAACAGATGGTGGAGAAAGCGAAgcgggaggaagaggagaggaagcgggaggaggaggaggaggagaggcggaaggaggaagagcggaggagaaaggaaagggaggaggaggaggagagggaacgAAGGAggcgcgaggaggaggagcgtaggagacaggaggaggaggaggaacggaGGAGGCACGTGAGTTTCCAGGAAGAGGAGGCGGAGGAAGTGGAGGAAGTTCGGGAACAACCTCTGGGAAGAACGGTGGTGCGCGAGGAAAGGGTGACGGAAGAGGAAAGCGACACACCCGGGAAGAAGAAACTCGTGAAAGAGACCTACGAGGAGATCACGGAGGAGGTGTTGGTCCAGGAGCGCGTAAGAAGAAAGGGGATCGAGGAGGATCGGAAGAAGAGTCTGAGGGAACAGGTGCAGGTCCATCAAAGTTTGAGGGATCAACAAGCGCCCAAGCGCGTGTGCTCCAAGTATCCCCCAGCTCAGGAGATCAtggagattaataaaaaacgcgTGCAGTTTGTGAAGCAGACCGACACAGGCCCGAAACCGATACCGCACTCCGCTCTTCAGAATTCCACCCCGAAAGAGTGGAAATCCGAGATGGTGAACGCGTTGACGACCGCGCCCGACCGACCTTTCACGCCCCTCAGTACGTCTTCGAGCGTGAAGGAGGTGTACACCGAGGAGACGATATACCTGGATCACAGGTGTCGGCCCAAACCACCTCCGAAGGAAGAACTCCGACCGATATCCCCGTTCCAGGAGGCGCTGATGATCGCGCCCGAACGCCCGTACACGCCGCTCAGTCGCGAGATCGGGCCGGACGATCAGAAAATCGCGAGCCGTTCCCAGACCCCCGTGCTTCAAGGAGGCGTCCATTGGCCCCCTTCCGATATCCTGTTCGGCGAGGGGAAAACCCGCGCGGAACCACCTCCCAAACCGTCCACCCCTCGGCCTTTGCCCACCCCGCCGCCCGACTACCGCCTCAGAGACTCGTCTCCCGTGAGATCGAGGCCGCAGACGCCAAGTTGCAGCAAAGCAATAACGGCCACGTTGAAGAAGCCGGACACTATCCCCTCTTATCAGAGATACTTGGTGGCGACGAGGAAAGGCGCGGTGGAGAGTCACACGTACCAACCGAGCAGAACTCCCACTCCAACGCCAGGAAGGTCCAAGTCGCCTGCTCAAGGCCCGCCTGAACCGCCTTCCTGCTTCGTCAAGGCCCACGCGCCGAGAATAAGGGAGGATCCCCCGCCCAAGCGAAGCGCCGTACACTTCCCTACCAAGAAAAGCGTTTCCTACAAAATAGACGAGGACACGGACGACGGGCACAGGCACGCCGAGTACGTGGCGAGCAAGACGGTTGATTTCGACGAGAAACGAACCGACGACCCGGGCCAAGAGCCGACCGACGCGGTCCACGCTCAATACCAGGAGAAACGATACATGACCAGCAAAGAGACGCACGAGCAGAAGCAATCGGTCACGAAGAAATCGCTCGAGGTGACGGAAGACTTCGAGAGATGCGAGAAAAGAGTTCCAGCTCGACCATTGCCGGAGCCGCGGGAGAAGCCGCCTAAGCCGTCCGTGTGCGCGATCGGTAGAACGAGCCCCTCCAAACCCTCCTTGCCTTGCCCCATGGCTTCGGAAACTCCTCCTCGACCCGTGTACAGCAGCTCGACGGAGGTGCGCCACGTCAGTTATCCGGCTCCCCCGAAATCGAAACCGTGCCCCGACACCGGCGTAACCGTGTTACCGTGCAAAGCGCACTCCGACCAAGGCACGAAAGCaggggtggtggtggtgcCTTGCGAGGGGCCGATTCCTTGCTGCGAAAAGTCAGGGGTGTGCGTGGTCCCAACCTCGGACCGGTCGGGTGTCTGCGTCTCCCCGTGCTTCGGGATGAAAACGGGGACCTGCGGCCAACCGTCCGGCCGTTGCGGCAAAGAAGAGCCGGCCTGCGACGTCGAGATCCCTCCCAATTGCCCGGAATCTGGAATCTGCGTGTCCCCGTGCCCCGACGGCTCGGTCTGCGTGGCTCCTTGCACCAAGCCCGGCTTACCTCCCTCGAGGGCCAAACTTCCCTTCCCTCAGATCCCGTTCCCCTACGAGGACCCAGCCCCCCCGCCTTGCCCTCAAACCAGCAACTCCTTCGAGCCTGTTCGCAAGCCTCGCACTAATTTGAGCGGGCAGCTAGCGCGACTCACTTGCAAAACCGGGAGAACCGGCCAGAACGTTCCCACCGTCCAATTGTACAAGCCCGAGAATGCTCAACAACAATGCGAAAAAGCTCGAAGCTGCACCGAGACTAAGAGCTATTGCTGTAAAAGCTATTGTTCCTCGACCGAAACCTCCCGTTGTCAATCGAACGGTCAATGTTCGACCACCACCAGTAATCAATGTGAGACCCGAAATTACTGTCAGGACGGTATCCATTGTGAACCCTCTAGCAATACCCAAAGTTTAGTAGACCCACCAAATTTGTCATCCCACCCGGATCTAGGTACCGGAGTCGGTGGTCTCGGTGGTGCCGGGTCGAAGAGCGGAACTTTCGCTGGTAGCAGCGCGCCAAAGCGAGGAAGGGGTATCCTGAACCAAGCAACTGGACCGGGATCACGATTGCCCCTCTGCGCCCATTGCAACTCTTACGTCAG GGGACCGTTCATCACGGCTCTGGGACAAATTTGGTGCCCCGATCACTTTGTCTGCGTGAATACGCAATGTCGTCGACCGTTACAGGATATCGGTTTCGTAGAAGAGAAGGGACAGCTCTACTGCGAATACTGTTTCGAACGTTTCATCGCGCCAAGCTGCAACAAATGCAACAACAAAATCAAAGGC gATTGTCTAAACGCAATTGGAAAGCATTTCCACCCTGAATGCTTCAAATGTTCCTATTGCGGCAAACTCTTTGGCAACAGCCCGTTCTTCCTCGAAGAAGGATTGCCCTACTGTGAAGCAG ATTGGAACGAGTTATTCACGACAAAATGTTTCGCGTGTGGATTCCCAGTCGAAGCTGGAGATCGCTGGGTGGAGGCCCTGAACAATAATTACCACAGCCAGTGTTTCAACTGCACG ATGTGCAAGAAGAATCTCGAAGGCCAAAGTTTTTACGCGAAGGGTGGTCGTCCATTCTGCAAAAACCATGCACGTTAA